One Danio aesculapii chromosome 11, fDanAes4.1, whole genome shotgun sequence genomic region harbors:
- the adnpa gene encoding activity-dependent neuroprotective protein a, with product MFQLPVNNLTRLRKARKKVKRLLSDIGLDYCKEHVEDYKEVDPDDSDDSNQSYLDLCTWDPTWTKSQDYRTKQFCCSDCPFASKYFSAYKNHFRNVHREDFESRILLNCSYCTYSGNKRTLETHVRLFHMPHNVMRQGVVGPHGAPVGVKDGMRVDKPLLGDRKELPVYYCKKCTYRDRLYNVVRRHIYREHFQHVATPYLGKNSEKQENSVAAQANSHGIHCKSCHFTPRSYEALVQHVIEFHERIGHQVTAMIGHTNVIVPRLQTNPMQRGVAITPGVRPQTPQMNRFSMPKVVGLPVGNHFKQSLAGNSVPGQPVRVTLPDKAFVSGAVSQSHSGKHLGGFGVHGAAHLNAQSASFSPSLKSLPLSSSVHAATATLTSLQAKKASANALNTSQTQKWKICTICNELFPESAYSAHFEKEHQAEKVRAMAKYIMKIHNFTSKCLYCNRYLPSDSLLNHMLVHGLSCPHCHSTFHEVEKIVAHKRLAHPNEQGDQPTGSLTFDLTLQQGNLKNVQLLVTTYNMKETPEAAAASAAAAADQLSQNSGMPKPAKVSVRQPDTQSDSLVRNMSQSPVSQKKEVGKTLCPLCFTILKGPISDALAQHLRDSHQVLQTLHPVEKKLTYKCIHCLGVYTSNMTASTITLHLVHCRGVCQTPKGSKPITTGLRSPGAGSLKRELVTPDPSDPKRRKMVDQSRFYPTGFAEKLEEPIVLALDPKGYGDKSYEVRKAFLTAYFNRHPYPSQREVEKLAASLWLWKSDVASHFGNHRRLCDRDFTSRKPVVLLGFNMRLLSQIKHDMTFDDSCLFEVFDDEKSGYSRTSTFRLKSPIGFPADFIGTKQPLNTGQSSQSNCAFMTCPGSSSEPIAIDSDSDSEPEVIPNENVNQHTPASRPSTVQSQTKGALLRESFHCERDVRASRSSPGVGPKVVDGSVSSSSPDEATWSGNMSSEESHYIPAGRFEVKGKKVGLLGR from the exons ATGTTTCAGCTTCCAGTGAATAACCTCACCCGGTTGAGGAAGGCCAGGAAGAAAGTCAAGAGATTGCTAAGTGACATTGGCCTTGACTACTGCAAAGAGCATGTTGAG GACTACAAAGAGGTGGACCCCGATGATTCTGATGACTCAAATCAGTCTTACCTTGACCTTTGTACATGGGATCCAACCTGGACAAAGTCTCAG GACTACAGAACAAAGCAGTTTTGCTGCTCAGATTGCCCATTTGCCTCCAAATATTTCTCAGCCTACAAAAACCACTTCCGCAATGTTCACAGGGAAGACTTTGAAAGCAGAATACTTCTTAACTGCTCCTATTGCACATACAGTGGGAACAAGAGGACTCTGGAAACCCACGTCAGGCTCTTCCATATGCCTCACAATGTGATGCGTCAGGGTGTCGTTGGCCCTCATGGAGCTCCAGTAGGAGTTAAGGATGGCATGCGGGTGGACAAACCCTTGCTGGGTGATCGAAAGGAGCTCCCGGTGTACTACTGCAAGAAGTGCACCTATCGAGATCGACTGTACAACGTGGTGCGCCGGCACATCTACAGGGAACACTTCCAGCATGTGGCAACACCTTACCTGGGAAAAAACTCAGAGAAGCAAGAAAACAGTGTAGCGGCCCAAGCCAACAGTCATGGGATTCACTGCAAGAGCTGCCACTTTACACCTCGTTCTTATGAAGCTCTGGTGCAGCACGTCATTGAGTTCCATGAGCGCATTGGCCATCAAGTCACTGCTATGATAGGGCACACAAATGTCATAGTCCCGAGGCTCCAGACGAATCCAATGCAAAGAGGTGTTGCTATCACTCCTGGTGTGCGTCCACAAACACCTCAAATGAATCGCTTCAGTATGCCCAAAGTGGTGGGGTTACCTGTTGGAAACCATTTTAAGCAAAGCCTTGCTGGCAACTCTGTGCCTGGTCAACCAGTGCGCGTTACACTACCTGATAAAGCTTTTGTGTCTGGTGCAGTGTCTCAGTCTCACTCGGGAAAACACCTGGGCGGCTTTGGAGTCCATGGTGCTGCACATCTTAATGCTCAGTCAGCTTCTTTCTCCCCCTCACTGAAGAGCCTACCTCTCTCTTCATCCGTGCATGCTGCTACTGCCACATTGACATCACTGCAGGCCAAGAAAGCTTCAGCCAATGCTTTGAACACCTCACAAACACAAAAGTGGAAGATCTGTACCATCTGCAATGAACTTTTCCCCGAAAGTGCATATAGTGCTCACTTTGAAAAGGAACATCAGGCAGAGAAGGTGAGGGCGATGGCTAAATACATCATGAAGATCCACAATTTCACAAGCAAGTGTCTGTACTGTAACCGTTACCTTCCAAGTGACTCTTTGTTGAACCATATGCTAGTGCATGGGCTATCATGCCCACATTGTCATTCCACATTTCATGAGGTTGAGAAAATTGTAGCACACAAGCGCCTGGCGCACCCCAATGAGCAAGGGGATCAGCCAACTGGTTCTCTCACATTCGATCTCACGCTTCAGCAAGGAAATCTCAAAAATGTCCAGCTTTTAGTAACCACCTACAATATGAAGGAGACACCTGAAGCTGCCGCTGCCTCTGCCGCCGCAGCTGCCGATCAACTGTCACAAAACAGCGGCATGCCCAAGCCTGCGAAGGTGTCTGTAAGACAGCCGGATACCCAAAGCGATTCATTGGTGCGAAACATGTCCCAGTCACCGGTGTCACAAAAGAAAGAGGTTGGAAAAACACTCTGCCCACTGTGCTTCACTATTCTAAAAGGGCCCATCTCAGATGCCCTTGCCCAGCATTTACGTGATAGTCACCAGGTTCTCCAAACTTTACACCCTGTAGAGAAAAAGTTAACCTACAAGTGCATTCATTGCCTGGGGGTGTACACAAGCAACATGACAGCTTCCACCATTACTCTCCATTTGGTGCACTGCCGGGGTGTTTGCCAGACTCCGAAAGGCTCCAAGCCCATCACAACTGGGCTACGGTCCCCTGGAGCTGGGTCTCTGAAGCGTGAGTTAGTTACCCCCGATCCATCTGACCCCAAGAGAAGAAAGATGGTAGACCAGTCTAGGTTTTACCCTACAGGCTTTGCTGAAAAGCTAGAAGAGCCAATCGTATTGGCCTTGGATCCAAAAGGTTATGGTGATAAATCCTACGAAGTGCGTAAAGCTTTCCTCACCGCATATTTCAATCGACATCCTTACCCCTCCCAACGGGAGGTTGAGAAACTTGCTGCAAGCCTCTGGTTGTGGAAGTCTGATGTTGCAAGCCATTTTGGCAACCATCGCCGCTTATGTGACCGGGACTTTACCTCCCGCAAACCAGTGGTGTTACTGGGCTTTAACATGCGGTTGTTGAGCCAAATCAAGCATGACATGACCTTTGATGACAGCTGTCTGTTCGAAGTCTTTGATGATGAAAAAAGTGGATACTCAAGGACCTCAACGTTTAGGCTGAAGTCTCCCATTGGTTTCCCAGCAGACTTCATAGGGACAAAGCAGCCATTAAACACTGGACAAAGTAGTCAAAGCAACTGTGCCTTCATGACATGCCCTGGATCCTCCTCAGAACCCATTGCCATCGACTCTGACAGTGATTCAGAGCCGGAAGTGATACCTAATGAAAATGTCAATCAACACACTCCAGCGTCAAGGCCTTCGACAGTTCAGTCCCAGACAAAAGGGGCATTGCTACGAGAGAGCTTCCATTGTGAAAGGGATGTCAGGGCAAGCAGAAGTTCTCCCGGAGTTGGGCCAAAAGTTGTAGATGGCTCTGTTTCTAGTTCCAGTCCTGACGAAGCAACTTGGTCAGGCAATATGTCATCTGAAGAGAGCCACTACATACCTGCGGGACGATTCGAAGTGAAGGGGAAGAAGGTGGGGTTGCTTGGTAGATGA